From the genome of Muricauda sp. SCSIO 64092, one region includes:
- the gldL gene encoding gliding motility protein GldL — protein MAQSKSTKKLFNMAYGLGASVVIIGALFKILHWEFGPLNGGLLLAIGLITEALIFAISAFEPVDDEYDWSLVYPELSNGQSKGNKNDAKQAKEAEGLLSRKLDEMLKEANIDSQLFSSLGESIRSFEGAAKDIAPTTDAIQNTQKYSEELSHAAAQMESLNSLYKVQLESASRQASINEEVVQNAGALKEQMESLATNLSSLNGVYGGMLSAMAKN, from the coding sequence ATGGCACAGTCAAAATCAACAAAAAAACTATTTAACATGGCCTACGGGCTGGGCGCATCGGTGGTGATCATTGGTGCATTGTTTAAAATCCTTCACTGGGAATTCGGACCACTTAACGGTGGACTTCTTCTTGCAATAGGGCTTATTACGGAAGCATTGATTTTTGCAATATCAGCATTTGAACCTGTGGATGACGAATACGATTGGTCTTTGGTATACCCAGAATTGTCCAATGGTCAATCCAAAGGGAACAAAAATGATGCGAAACAAGCAAAAGAAGCTGAAGGATTGCTTTCCAGAAAATTGGACGAGATGTTGAAAGAAGCAAATATCGATTCCCAGTTGTTCAGCAGCTTGGGTGAAAGTATCAGAAGTTTTGAGGGAGCGGCCAAAGACATCGCCCCTACTACGGATGCAATCCAAAATACCCAAAAGTATTCAGAGGAGTTGTCCCATGCCGCTGCTCAAATGGAATCATTGAACAGCTTGTACAAAGTACAATTGGAGAGTGCTAGCCGTCAGGCGTCCATTAACGAAGAAGTGGTACAGAATGCAGGTGCCCTTAAAGAGCAAATGGAATCCTTGGCGACCAACCTATCTTCCTTAAATGGAGTATATGGTGGTATGCTTTCTGCGATGGCTAAAAACTAA
- a CDS encoding formimidoylglutamase — MAFDFLVPISEKVLAFSEFLPSQALGKNIHKHTEKKGLPVFANATVAIFGVLESRNAFEKRQEKLDMDSLRIELYRLMMGNWNATIIDIGDVEEGNTVEDTYFVVNQIMSGLLEEKIIPIVIGATQDVTFPTYRAFDGIKDMINLVSIDSRFDFGEDDELISSESYMSKIITDKPNNLYNFSNLGYQSYFNAQEEIDLMERLFFDAYRLGDIVSDITLAEPILRNAHLVSLDLRAVKASEMGVTANFSPNGFDGREICGISRYAGISEKVSAFGIYEMENTLLSFRLVAQIIWCFIEGLSFRIKELPSSNDEDFTKFTVPTDSEELVFFKSHITERWWVEVPSILPEHTKNNSVALLPCTQQDYLDACNQNIPERWLKAYKKGLN; from the coding sequence ATGGCATTTGATTTTTTAGTGCCAATAAGTGAAAAGGTTTTGGCCTTTTCAGAATTTCTTCCCTCGCAGGCACTGGGAAAAAATATTCATAAGCATACTGAAAAAAAAGGCCTGCCCGTGTTCGCCAATGCCACAGTGGCGATTTTTGGCGTTTTGGAATCCAGGAACGCTTTTGAGAAAAGACAGGAAAAATTGGACATGGATTCCCTGCGGATTGAACTGTACCGATTAATGATGGGCAATTGGAATGCCACGATCATTGATATTGGTGATGTGGAAGAGGGAAATACCGTTGAGGACACGTACTTTGTGGTCAATCAGATCATGTCCGGCCTGCTTGAAGAAAAAATAATTCCGATAGTCATCGGTGCGACACAAGATGTCACTTTTCCCACCTACAGGGCCTTTGATGGCATTAAGGACATGATCAATTTGGTATCCATTGATAGTAGGTTCGACTTTGGCGAGGACGATGAGTTGATTTCCTCGGAATCCTACATGAGCAAAATCATCACGGACAAACCCAACAACCTGTATAATTTTTCCAATCTGGGCTATCAAAGCTATTTCAATGCCCAGGAAGAGATCGATCTTATGGAACGCCTGTTCTTTGACGCCTATAGATTGGGGGATATTGTTTCCGATATTACGCTGGCCGAACCTATTTTAAGGAACGCCCATCTGGTAAGTTTGGATTTACGCGCTGTAAAAGCAAGTGAAATGGGGGTAACGGCAAACTTTTCCCCCAACGGATTTGACGGTAGGGAAATATGCGGCATCTCCAGATATGCGGGAATAAGCGAAAAGGTGAGTGCCTTTGGAATCTATGAAATGGAAAACACGCTATTGTCCTTTCGGCTTGTAGCCCAAATAATTTGGTGCTTTATTGAAGGGCTGAGCTTTAGGATAAAAGAACTGCCAAGCTCCAACGATGAGGACTTTACCAAATTTACCGTTCCTACGGATTCAGAGGAATTGGTATTCTTCAAAAGCCATATTACGGAACGTTGGTGGGTTGAAGTTCCCTCCATTTTACCGGAGCATACTAAAAATAATTCAGTTGCGTTATTACCATGCACTCAACAGGACTATTTGGATGCTTGCAACCAAAATATTCCAGAGCGCTGGCTTAAAGCCTATAAGAAAGGCTTAAACTGA
- the gldK gene encoding gliding motility lipoprotein GldK codes for MRKLFLSSLALVFLLTSCGSKSRSKGELVGVRGKKWYPEKPYGMELIPRGSFVMGKADEDQAKILNAPTRTVTVRSFYMDDTEITNSEYRQFVEWVKDSVARTKLAILSDELGLGPEDDDTIGEFAFKSADTTRLSVWEKYKIDNYLGFGDDPYEGYALNKDIDLIWDTNDYPDEFYAEVMDSLYLAEEETYNGQRTIDVKQLKYKYNWMDIEAAARAKSGKRSDFIKSEQLAIYPDTTVWIRDFEYSYNEPMHNDYFWHDAYSDYPVVGVNWQQAKAFCHWRTKFKNDDQKSRGKQFVNQFRLPTEAEWEYAARGGIEGGTYPWGGPYVISDTGCFMANFKPQRGDYAADAALYTVEAKSYEPNEFNLYNMAGNVAEWTNSSYDPGAYDYVSTMNPNAGSGQNKRKVIRGGSWKDVAYFLQVSTRDYEYQDSARSYIGFRTVQDYMGEEDSTRGNNGL; via the coding sequence ATGAGAAAGCTATTTTTATCATCTCTAGCACTTGTGTTTTTGCTCACTAGTTGTGGCTCAAAATCAAGGTCAAAAGGTGAATTGGTTGGTGTGAGAGGGAAAAAATGGTATCCCGAGAAGCCATATGGAATGGAATTGATTCCTCGAGGTTCCTTTGTCATGGGTAAGGCCGATGAGGATCAGGCAAAAATTTTGAATGCCCCTACCAGGACCGTTACCGTACGTTCCTTTTATATGGACGATACGGAAATCACCAATAGTGAATATCGACAGTTCGTGGAATGGGTAAAGGATTCGGTCGCCCGGACCAAATTGGCCATTCTGTCCGATGAGTTGGGCCTTGGTCCCGAGGATGACGACACTATTGGGGAATTTGCTTTTAAAAGTGCGGATACGACCAGATTGTCCGTTTGGGAAAAATATAAGATTGATAATTACCTAGGTTTTGGAGATGACCCTTACGAAGGTTATGCCCTTAACAAGGATATCGATCTTATCTGGGATACCAATGATTATCCGGACGAATTCTACGCGGAGGTAATGGATTCATTATACCTGGCAGAAGAGGAGACGTACAATGGTCAACGAACAATTGATGTGAAACAATTGAAGTACAAATACAATTGGATGGACATAGAGGCTGCTGCCCGTGCCAAATCCGGCAAGCGCAGTGATTTTATTAAGTCCGAACAGTTGGCGATCTACCCCGATACCACGGTATGGATTCGCGACTTTGAGTACTCTTACAATGAGCCCATGCACAATGATTATTTCTGGCATGATGCCTATAGTGATTATCCGGTGGTGGGCGTAAACTGGCAACAAGCCAAGGCATTCTGTCATTGGAGGACCAAATTCAAAAACGATGACCAGAAAAGTCGTGGCAAACAATTTGTGAACCAATTCAGGCTCCCTACCGAAGCCGAATGGGAATACGCCGCAAGGGGTGGTATTGAAGGAGGAACCTATCCATGGGGAGGACCTTATGTGATCAGTGATACGGGTTGTTTTATGGCCAACTTTAAACCGCAACGTGGGGATTATGCAGCAGATGCCGCATTGTACACGGTAGAGGCAAAGTCATATGAACCCAATGAATTCAACCTTTACAATATGGCGGGGAATGTAGCGGAATGGACCAATTCCAGCTATGATCCAGGAGCCTACGATTATGTATCCACAATGAACCCAAATGCCGGTTCCGGTCAAAATAAGAGAAAAGTGATCCGTGGGGGATCGTGGAAAGATGTGGCCTACTTCTTGCAAGTGAGCACACGGGATTATGAATATCAAGATTCTGCCCGGAGCTATATTGGCTTTAGAACGGTGCAGGACTATATGGGTGAAGAAGATTCTACCCGAGGGAACAACGGATTATAA
- the topA gene encoding type I DNA topoisomerase: MPKNLVIVESPAKAKTIERFLGKEYQVESSFGHIADLPSKELGVDVEKDFEPKYIIDKEKKTLVKKLKDLAKKAETIWLASDEDREGEAISWHLAEKLKLDKDKTKRIVFNSITKSAIQKAIENPRGINYDLVNAQQARRVLDRLVGYELSPVLWKKIKPGLSAGRVQSVAVRLIVEREREIEAFSPEASYRIKASFRTTHGKNFDAKLSKPFGSKQEAEDFLKKNIGADFSVSKLDKKPAKKSPAAPFTTSTLQQEASRKLYFSVGRTMQVAQRLYEAGLITYMRTDSVNLSKEALDAAKNTIVSNYGSEYSTVRNYTGKSKGAQEAHEAIRPTDMNLQSPTLERDQTKLYELIWKRTLASQMSDAQLERTNVKIQSNTHAEEFTANGEVVTFDGFLKVYLESVDEEDAVEQEGMLPAMRVDEKLENNYISATERFTRPPYRYTEASLVKKLEELGIGRPSTYAPTISTIQNRGYVQKGTVEGTERPYMELVLENDQLSEKKLTEMVGSDKGKMVPTDIGTIVNDFLVSHFSNILDYNFTAKLEEDFDEIASGDEDWQKVMKEFYKSFHPTVLDVEENAERASGERVLGTDPKTGRQVAARLGRFGPMVQIGTVEEEEKPLFASLLPEQSISTITFEEAMELFELPKKLGVYEGEEVETNVGRYGPYVRFGKKFISLDKGESAFDVDMDRAIELIREKQRADAPIANYEGQDVTKGVGRFGPFIKWNGMFINVNKKYDFDNLSKADIEELIETKKQKEKEKLVQSWPEEGIRIEKARWGRHNIIKGRIKVELSKDVDAAKFSLEAAKELLDKKAPKRKTKSKAK, from the coding sequence ATGCCCAAGAACTTAGTCATAGTCGAGTCCCCAGCGAAGGCTAAAACCATTGAAAGATTTTTAGGAAAAGAATATCAGGTAGAGTCCAGTTTTGGTCATATTGCCGATTTGCCCTCAAAGGAATTGGGGGTGGATGTTGAAAAGGACTTTGAACCAAAATACATCATTGATAAGGAAAAAAAGACCTTGGTCAAAAAGCTAAAGGATTTGGCGAAGAAAGCCGAGACCATTTGGTTGGCAAGTGATGAAGATCGCGAAGGGGAGGCCATTTCTTGGCATTTGGCGGAAAAATTAAAATTGGATAAGGATAAGACCAAGCGCATTGTTTTTAACTCCATAACCAAATCCGCCATCCAAAAAGCAATAGAGAATCCAAGGGGAATCAATTATGATTTGGTGAATGCGCAACAGGCGCGTAGGGTTTTGGACAGGTTGGTAGGATATGAACTTTCCCCGGTACTGTGGAAAAAAATCAAACCGGGACTCTCCGCGGGGCGGGTGCAGTCGGTGGCGGTACGATTGATTGTAGAGCGAGAGCGGGAAATTGAGGCTTTTTCCCCGGAAGCCAGTTATAGGATAAAGGCCTCCTTCCGTACCACGCATGGAAAGAATTTTGATGCGAAATTGTCCAAACCATTTGGGAGTAAGCAAGAAGCAGAGGACTTTTTGAAAAAGAACATCGGAGCGGATTTTTCAGTTTCGAAATTGGATAAAAAGCCTGCTAAAAAATCGCCTGCGGCCCCTTTTACCACATCCACTTTACAACAGGAGGCTTCACGGAAGCTTTACTTTTCCGTTGGCCGGACCATGCAGGTGGCCCAACGATTGTACGAAGCCGGACTCATTACCTATATGAGGACGGACAGTGTTAATCTGTCCAAGGAAGCACTGGACGCGGCCAAGAACACCATAGTGTCCAATTATGGAAGTGAATACAGCACGGTAAGGAATTATACGGGCAAGTCCAAAGGGGCGCAAGAAGCCCACGAGGCCATTCGCCCTACAGACATGAATTTGCAATCCCCAACGCTGGAACGTGACCAGACCAAATTATATGAGTTGATCTGGAAGCGGACACTCGCCTCCCAAATGAGTGATGCACAATTGGAGCGTACAAACGTTAAAATACAATCCAATACCCACGCAGAGGAATTCACTGCAAATGGTGAAGTGGTCACTTTTGATGGGTTTTTAAAGGTGTACCTGGAAAGTGTGGATGAGGAGGATGCCGTAGAACAGGAAGGAATGCTACCGGCAATGCGGGTAGATGAAAAACTGGAGAACAACTACATTAGTGCCACGGAGCGTTTCACCAGGCCGCCATATAGATATACCGAGGCCTCCTTGGTCAAGAAACTTGAGGAATTGGGAATCGGAAGACCTTCAACATATGCGCCCACCATTTCCACCATTCAGAATAGGGGATATGTTCAAAAGGGAACCGTGGAAGGAACCGAAAGGCCCTACATGGAGCTTGTTCTGGAAAACGACCAGCTTTCGGAAAAAAAATTGACCGAAATGGTCGGGTCGGACAAAGGTAAAATGGTCCCTACGGATATAGGGACAATCGTAAATGATTTTTTGGTCAGTCATTTTTCCAATATTCTGGATTATAATTTCACTGCGAAATTGGAAGAGGATTTTGATGAGATTGCTTCTGGGGATGAGGATTGGCAAAAAGTCATGAAGGAATTTTATAAGAGTTTTCATCCTACCGTTTTGGACGTTGAGGAAAATGCGGAAAGGGCAAGTGGCGAGCGGGTACTGGGTACGGATCCCAAAACAGGACGACAGGTTGCCGCCAGGTTGGGGAGGTTTGGTCCCATGGTTCAAATAGGGACTGTGGAAGAAGAAGAAAAGCCATTGTTTGCCAGTTTGTTGCCCGAGCAATCCATATCCACCATAACCTTTGAAGAAGCTATGGAACTCTTTGAGCTTCCAAAAAAATTGGGGGTGTATGAAGGTGAAGAAGTGGAGACCAATGTTGGCCGTTATGGACCTTATGTCCGATTTGGAAAAAAGTTTATTTCATTGGATAAGGGGGAGAGCGCCTTTGATGTAGATATGGATCGGGCCATAGAATTGATCAGGGAAAAGCAAAGGGCAGATGCTCCCATTGCCAATTATGAGGGTCAAGATGTGACCAAAGGCGTAGGTAGGTTTGGTCCTTTTATAAAATGGAACGGAATGTTCATCAACGTCAACAAGAAATATGATTTTGACAATCTTTCCAAAGCTGACATTGAAGAACTTATCGAAACCAAAAAACAAAAGGAAAAGGAAAAATTGGTCCAATCCTGGCCCGAGGAAGGCATTCGTATTGAAAAGGCCAGATGGGGCAGGCACAATATCATTAAAGGAAGGATAAAAGTGGAGTTGTCAAAGGATGTTGATGCCGCCAAGTTTTCCTTGGAGGCAGCAAAAGAGTTACTTGATAAAAAAGCACCCAAAAGAAAAACAAAGTCGAAAGCTAAGTAA
- a CDS encoding DASH complex subunit DAD2 has product MEPFKVKFYLYIVVLGSLLSCSSDDIQADDLEEQLKTLVALSESVACVDGNDWQFAGIGSKPCGGPTGYIAYSTSIDTVDFLNRLAAYNEAVRAYNESNGALSDCAFVSPPTRIECEDGKAVLVYQ; this is encoded by the coding sequence ATGGAGCCCTTTAAAGTTAAATTTTACCTCTATATAGTAGTGTTGGGCAGTCTCTTGTCCTGTAGCTCGGATGATATCCAGGCCGATGATTTGGAAGAGCAGCTCAAGACCCTTGTGGCACTTTCGGAAAGTGTGGCCTGCGTAGACGGCAATGACTGGCAATTTGCGGGAATTGGGTCCAAGCCCTGTGGTGGTCCCACGGGTTATATCGCCTATTCCACTTCAATTGATACTGTTGATTTTTTAAATCGATTGGCCGCTTACAACGAGGCGGTTCGGGCTTATAATGAAAGCAATGGGGCCCTTTCGGACTGTGCGTTCGTCAGTCCCCCCACACGTATTGAATGTGAGGACGGAAAAGCGGTCCTGGTTTATCAGTAA